One stretch of Amycolatopsis sp. NBC_00345 DNA includes these proteins:
- a CDS encoding NAD-dependent epimerase/dehydratase family protein — translation MPLSVVIGAGGTGIATATLLAESGHEVRLVTRSGSGPEHPRIERVTADAADAGRLIELTSGADTLFNCAAPPYHRWRKEFPPLAKSLLTTAEATGAGYVMLGNIYAYGPVDRPMTEDMPLAPSSAKGRIRAEMWEDALDAHRAGRVRVTEVRASDFIGNGAQSVFTLTAAPKVLAGKQAMVPAALDLPHSWTATGDAARALVAVSRDERAWGQVWHVPTNQAVSVRDLATRLASLAAAPVPKLRSMPAWLLKTAGLTSPMIRELPEMQYQFRRPFILDSAQTEHTFDLKPTPLDEILLENTQPTR, via the coding sequence ATGCCTTTGTCCGTCGTGATCGGCGCCGGGGGAACCGGCATCGCGACCGCCACGCTGCTGGCCGAGTCCGGCCACGAGGTCCGCCTGGTCACCCGCAGCGGCAGCGGGCCGGAGCATCCGCGGATCGAGCGGGTCACGGCCGACGCCGCCGACGCCGGCCGGCTGATCGAGCTGACCAGCGGCGCGGACACGCTGTTCAACTGTGCCGCGCCGCCCTACCACCGCTGGCGGAAAGAGTTCCCGCCGCTGGCGAAGTCCCTGCTGACAACCGCGGAAGCGACCGGGGCCGGGTACGTGATGCTCGGCAACATCTACGCGTACGGGCCGGTGGACCGGCCGATGACCGAGGACATGCCCCTGGCGCCCTCCAGCGCGAAGGGCAGAATCCGGGCCGAGATGTGGGAAGACGCGCTCGACGCGCACCGCGCGGGCCGGGTGCGGGTCACCGAAGTGCGGGCCAGCGACTTCATCGGCAACGGCGCCCAGTCGGTGTTCACGCTGACAGCCGCACCGAAAGTGCTGGCAGGCAAACAGGCGATGGTGCCCGCGGCCCTCGACCTGCCGCACAGCTGGACCGCGACCGGTGACGCCGCCCGCGCGCTCGTCGCGGTGAGCCGGGACGAACGGGCCTGGGGCCAGGTCTGGCATGTGCCGACGAACCAGGCGGTTTCCGTGCGGGACCTGGCAACCCGGCTCGCGAGCCTGGCCGCGGCACCCGTCCCGAAGCTGCGTTCCATGCCCGCCTGGCTGCTGAAGACAGCCGGCCTCACCTCACCGATGATCCGGGAACTGCCCGAAATGCAGTACCAGTTCCGGCGGCCGTTCATCCTCGACTCCGCCCAGACCGAACACACCTTCGACCTCAAACCGACCCCACTGGACGAGATCCTCCTGGAAAACACCCAGCCAACCAGATAG
- a CDS encoding GlxA family transcriptional regulator codes for MHQIAVVAVPPVGTFELAIPDLIFSGVEVAGRPAYEVSTCTGEPGRVTSTGGLDVFVPHGLERADTADTVIVTGTGARDHADPATVAALRRAAARGARIASICTGAFVLAHAGLLDGRRATTHWRYATELGERFPSITPQPDVLFVQDGGIVTSAGLAAGIDLCLHLVRADHGAVAANTVARLAVVAPVRPGGQAQFISAPLPAENGTTLADTRAWVLRRLAEPLTLADLATHARVSVRTLTRRFRTETGESPLQWLLHQRIERARELLEATDLPLARVAHLSGIGSIESLRQHVIRRTGLTPSAYRTSFTHRRSSA; via the coding sequence ATGCATCAGATCGCCGTCGTGGCGGTGCCTCCGGTGGGCACTTTCGAGCTGGCCATCCCCGACCTGATCTTCAGCGGTGTGGAGGTGGCCGGTCGCCCCGCCTACGAGGTGTCCACCTGCACGGGCGAGCCGGGCCGGGTCACCAGTACCGGCGGGCTGGACGTGTTCGTGCCGCACGGGCTGGAGCGCGCCGACACGGCCGACACGGTCATCGTCACCGGCACTGGCGCCCGCGACCACGCGGACCCCGCCACGGTGGCGGCCCTGCGCCGGGCGGCGGCGCGGGGAGCGCGGATCGCGTCCATCTGCACGGGCGCCTTCGTGCTCGCCCACGCCGGCCTGCTCGACGGCCGCCGGGCCACCACCCACTGGCGCTACGCCACCGAGCTCGGTGAGCGCTTCCCGTCCATCACCCCGCAACCGGACGTGTTGTTCGTCCAGGACGGCGGCATCGTGACCTCCGCGGGGCTGGCCGCGGGAATCGACCTGTGCCTGCACCTGGTCCGCGCCGACCACGGTGCCGTGGCCGCCAACACCGTGGCGCGCCTCGCGGTCGTGGCCCCGGTGCGCCCCGGCGGCCAGGCCCAGTTCATCAGCGCCCCGCTGCCCGCGGAGAACGGGACGACACTGGCCGACACCCGGGCCTGGGTGCTGCGCCGGCTGGCCGAGCCGCTGACCCTGGCCGACCTCGCCACGCACGCGCGAGTGAGCGTCCGGACCCTCACCCGCCGCTTCCGCACCGAAACCGGCGAAAGCCCACTGCAATGGCTACTGCACCAACGGATCGAGCGGGCCCGCGAACTACTGGAGGCGACAGACCTGCCGTTGGCGCGAGTAGCCCACCTCAGCGGCATCGGCAGCATCGAATCGCTACGCCAGCACGTCATCCGCCGAACCGGGCTCACCCCCAGCGCCTACCGCACGTCCTTCACCCACCGACGCAGCAGCGCGTAA
- a CDS encoding nitroreductase/quinone reductase family protein, which yields MTSDQRHKRRFADTFHHFANPVTASLPAQVVLETTGRASGLPRRVPVGGRVVADQFWFVSNHGESSNYVRNIKADNTVRIRIRGRWRTGTAHLMPDDDARARLATLPRFNSAMVRALGTDLLTVRIDLGHGTSR from the coding sequence ATGACATCAGACCAGCGCCACAAGCGACGTTTCGCCGACACGTTCCACCATTTCGCGAACCCCGTCACCGCCAGCCTGCCGGCGCAGGTGGTGCTGGAGACCACCGGCCGCGCCAGCGGTCTGCCCCGCCGGGTGCCGGTCGGCGGGCGGGTGGTCGCCGACCAGTTCTGGTTCGTGTCCAACCATGGCGAAAGCTCGAACTATGTCCGCAACATCAAGGCCGACAACACCGTCCGGATCCGCATCCGGGGCCGGTGGCGCACCGGCACGGCGCACCTGATGCCCGACGACGACGCGCGGGCACGGCTGGCGACGCTGCCGCGGTTCAACAGCGCCATGGTCCGCGCGCTTGGAACCGACCTGCTGACCGTGCGGATCGACCTCGGCCACGGGACCAGCCGGTGA
- a CDS encoding TetR/AcrR family transcriptional regulator, with protein sequence MTERAHTGRRRNEAARQAILHAAADLLTTGDRATITVAAIAEHAGVGKQTIYRWWPSKSAVLLDAMMQGADQAAPIPETHDLAEDLRAFLEATFTAAAGHRTLLVGTLHEALGDTDTMTQLTAFVASRRAALSQLLDRARDHGQIRDPRRAALAVDQVFGVLWYRLIFTRERLDDHAARELADALAEQLTT encoded by the coding sequence GTGACCGAACGGGCCCACACCGGACGACGCCGGAACGAGGCGGCCAGGCAGGCGATCCTGCACGCCGCCGCCGACCTGTTGACCACCGGCGACCGCGCGACGATCACCGTCGCCGCCATAGCCGAGCACGCCGGGGTCGGCAAGCAGACCATCTACCGCTGGTGGCCGTCCAAGAGCGCGGTCCTGCTCGACGCGATGATGCAAGGCGCCGACCAGGCCGCCCCGATACCGGAGACCCACGACCTCGCCGAAGACCTGCGCGCCTTCCTCGAAGCCACCTTCACCGCCGCGGCCGGGCACCGGACCCTGCTCGTCGGCACGCTGCACGAAGCGCTCGGCGACACCGACACCATGACGCAGCTCACGGCATTCGTCGCCAGCCGGCGCGCGGCACTGAGTCAGCTCCTCGACCGCGCCCGCGACCACGGCCAGATCCGCGACCCGCGTCGCGCCGCCCTCGCCGTCGACCAAGTGTTCGGTGTCCTGTGGTATCGCCTGATCTTCACCCGCGAACGACTCGACGACCACGCTGCACGCGAACTCGCCGACGCCCTGGCCGAACAGCTGACAACCTGA
- a CDS encoding quinone oxidoreductase family protein, with product MKAIELTGFDGIESLKEVEADRPRPGAGEVLVEVRAAGLNYADIETSRGRYPAIKPLPYVMGFEVAGVVAEVGSGVDGVAVGDRVASLTEGGGLAEYALVDAARVVAVPEPISFEEATTLLTQGLSAYALATYVARLRTGDRVLIQAAAGGVGLFLVQLAKIAGVRQIVALASSPGKLALLDTLGADVTIDYTEPDWARRAREATGGAGFDVVLNCVSGDVARESFEMLAPLGRFVVYGAQNLHDVSLPGQLRQLILDSQSVLGFSLRYTTPEQLAEGFSALLGFAVEGRIKLFADNRFPLSEVREAAAALAGRGTIGKVVLTP from the coding sequence ATGAAAGCGATCGAGCTGACCGGGTTCGACGGAATCGAGAGCTTGAAGGAGGTCGAGGCCGACCGGCCCCGGCCCGGGGCGGGGGAGGTGCTGGTGGAGGTTCGTGCTGCCGGCCTGAACTACGCCGACATCGAAACGAGCCGGGGGAGGTACCCGGCGATCAAGCCGCTGCCGTACGTCATGGGCTTCGAGGTGGCCGGGGTGGTGGCCGAGGTCGGGTCCGGTGTGGACGGTGTCGCCGTCGGAGATCGGGTCGCGTCCCTGACCGAAGGCGGCGGGCTCGCGGAATATGCCCTGGTCGACGCGGCGAGGGTGGTCGCCGTTCCCGAGCCGATCTCGTTCGAGGAGGCGACCACACTGCTCACGCAGGGGCTCTCGGCTTACGCGCTGGCCACTTATGTCGCCCGGCTTCGCACCGGCGACCGGGTCCTGATCCAGGCCGCGGCCGGTGGTGTCGGGCTGTTTCTCGTGCAGCTGGCCAAGATCGCGGGCGTGCGGCAGATCGTCGCGCTCGCCAGTTCCCCGGGCAAGCTCGCCTTGCTGGACACGCTCGGCGCTGACGTGACCATCGACTACACCGAGCCGGACTGGGCCCGGCGGGCCCGGGAGGCGACCGGCGGAGCGGGGTTCGACGTGGTGCTGAACTGTGTTTCCGGTGACGTGGCAAGGGAAAGCTTCGAGATGCTTGCGCCGCTCGGGCGTTTCGTCGTCTACGGCGCGCAGAACCTTCACGACGTCAGCCTGCCGGGGCAGCTGCGGCAGTTGATCCTGGACAGTCAAAGCGTGCTCGGCTTCAGCCTTCGGTACACGACCCCGGAGCAGCTGGCCGAGGGATTCTCGGCGCTGCTGGGCTTCGCCGTCGAAGGGCGGATAAAACTGTTCGCCGACAACCGGTTCCCGCTGTCGGAGGTGCGTGAAGCCGCCGCGGCACTGGCCGGGCGGGGCACGATCGGCAAGGTCGTCCTGACCCCGTGA
- a CDS encoding TetR/AcrR family transcriptional regulator, producing the protein MKSWSDDNPKAQLMQRKRTAIVDAARTAFLDTGYAETSVHRIAAAAGVSIKTVYRHFEDKDDLFSAVMHDACSLPGSAGPGHDGRDGTALPDLPWHAEPPHLALPAAGTDYLRVTLTPTELSLYRVVARDAPRFPELGHRYRQFVELRISLLVRYLDRWTPSQNWNITDSRRAAGTFVAILGSDLFDDALHGIRQPTDQDITDRAHTAADQLLTLLDNGAL; encoded by the coding sequence ATGAAGAGCTGGTCCGACGACAACCCCAAGGCACAGCTCATGCAGCGCAAACGCACAGCGATCGTGGACGCCGCGCGAACCGCCTTCCTCGACACCGGCTACGCCGAAACCTCGGTCCACCGGATCGCCGCCGCGGCCGGCGTGTCGATCAAGACCGTGTACCGCCACTTCGAAGACAAGGACGACCTGTTCAGCGCCGTCATGCACGACGCCTGCTCACTACCCGGCTCAGCCGGGCCCGGCCACGACGGCCGCGACGGGACCGCGCTTCCCGACCTGCCATGGCACGCCGAACCCCCACACCTCGCCCTCCCCGCCGCCGGCACCGACTACCTGCGAGTCACACTCACACCGACCGAGCTGTCGCTGTACCGGGTCGTCGCCCGCGACGCCCCGCGCTTCCCCGAACTGGGCCACCGGTACCGCCAGTTCGTGGAACTCCGGATCAGCCTGCTGGTGCGCTACCTCGACCGCTGGACCCCCAGCCAGAACTGGAACATCACCGACAGCCGCCGCGCGGCGGGCACCTTCGTCGCCATCCTCGGCAGCGACCTGTTCGACGACGCCCTGCACGGCATCCGCCAACCAACCGACCAGGACATCACCGACCGCGCCCACACCGCCGCAGACCAATTACTGACCCTCCTCGACAACGGCGCCCTGTAG
- a CDS encoding TetR/AcrR family transcriptional regulator yields MTRSTSGRDHPRQERSLRRRTALLRSALALIAEDGPGAVTHRRVAARAGLPAATTSYYFAAVQDLIDEALTLHVEERVAELSDLADTVVRSGLAADSMIEVMAVALADRAPDAAIAQFQLYIEAGRRPNLQEPIARALAAFERLTTELLRSFGAREPEERAVAIVALVDGFLVHRVARPRGHDIETASLTHAIRDLVIPYVMPKDEHQRWIAHLGERISTPPHTPDVTSAG; encoded by the coding sequence GTGACCAGGTCAACATCGGGCCGTGATCATCCCCGCCAAGAACGCAGCCTGCGACGACGAACCGCGTTGTTGCGCTCCGCGCTGGCGCTGATCGCCGAAGACGGACCGGGCGCGGTCACCCACCGCCGGGTCGCGGCACGGGCTGGTCTGCCGGCGGCGACTACGAGCTACTACTTCGCCGCCGTGCAAGATCTCATCGACGAGGCGCTGACCCTGCACGTCGAGGAACGCGTCGCCGAACTCTCCGACCTCGCGGACACGGTCGTGCGTAGCGGCCTGGCCGCGGACTCGATGATCGAGGTGATGGCCGTCGCGCTGGCAGACCGCGCGCCGGACGCCGCGATCGCCCAGTTCCAGCTCTACATCGAGGCAGGCAGACGTCCGAATCTCCAAGAACCGATTGCCCGCGCCCTGGCCGCGTTCGAGCGGCTCACGACGGAACTGCTGCGCAGCTTCGGCGCCCGCGAACCCGAGGAGCGCGCCGTCGCGATTGTGGCGTTGGTCGACGGATTTCTGGTGCACCGAGTCGCCCGCCCACGCGGGCATGACATCGAGACCGCCTCACTGACACACGCTATCCGCGATCTGGTCATCCCCTACGTGATGCCGAAAGACGAACACCAGCGATGGATCGCCCACCTCGGCGAACGAATCTCCACCCCGCCACATACACCCGACGTCACCTCGGCCGGATAA
- a CDS encoding SGNH/GDSL hydrolase family protein, producing MPDTKRPAWLQRLRKRYATPATVLVAVFAAAGLTAPAASGAATAHPNYVAVGDSFAAGPLIPHQTGGSCLRSSSNYPARLAATLKVATFTDVTCSGAATTSLASQYPALNANTDLVTLTIGANDAGLFQAVLNCVNILPQPIGTPCKARYTAGGTDQLAAAVDAAAPAIGAAINQIHLRAPNAKVIVTTYADYIRPGGCWNPVITPILSVDGDYLQNVIDRLGTRISEQAAAHHATFVDFRGPGVGHDVCASEPDRWVEPLLPGSPAAPIHPNAQGMTAFAGIIASKLD from the coding sequence GTGCCAGACACGAAACGACCGGCCTGGCTACAGAGACTGCGCAAGCGGTATGCGACTCCGGCGACGGTGCTGGTGGCGGTGTTCGCGGCAGCCGGTTTGACAGCCCCCGCCGCCAGCGGCGCGGCCACCGCCCACCCGAACTATGTGGCCGTGGGTGACTCGTTCGCCGCGGGACCACTCATCCCCCACCAAACGGGCGGGTCTTGCCTGCGGTCGTCCAGCAACTACCCCGCACGGCTGGCCGCCACCCTCAAGGTCGCCACCTTCACCGACGTCACCTGCTCTGGCGCGGCAACCACCAGCCTGGCCAGCCAGTATCCGGCGCTCAACGCCAACACCGACCTTGTCACGCTCACGATCGGGGCAAACGACGCCGGGCTGTTCCAGGCGGTGTTGAACTGCGTCAACATCCTGCCGCAGCCGATCGGGACCCCGTGCAAGGCTCGATACACCGCAGGCGGAACCGACCAACTGGCCGCCGCGGTCGACGCGGCGGCGCCCGCGATCGGCGCGGCCATCAACCAGATTCACCTGCGCGCGCCGAACGCGAAGGTCATCGTGACGACATACGCCGACTATATCCGCCCAGGCGGTTGCTGGAATCCCGTCATAACGCCGATCTTGAGCGTTGACGGAGACTACCTGCAAAACGTCATCGACCGCCTCGGCACCCGCATCTCCGAACAGGCCGCGGCACACCATGCCACGTTCGTCGACTTCCGCGGACCGGGCGTCGGCCACGACGTCTGCGCCAGCGAACCGGACCGATGGGTCGAACCACTCCTGCCAGGCTCCCCCGCCGCGCCCATCCACCCCAACGCCCAGGGCATGACCGCATTCGCCGGCATCATCGCCAGCAAGCTGGACTAA
- a CDS encoding TetR/AcrR family transcriptional regulator: MPVAKVETRQSLLGAARRIVAAKGYAAVGINEILAATGVPKGSFYHYFSSKDAFGEAMMKSYFDDYLTTMDGIVADKGKSSAEHLMSYWRKFYDTQAADDCRGGCLVVKLGAEVADLSEVMRVATKAGTAAIIDRLERMIAHGIADGSVSVDESPRTTAEALYELWLGASMMAKIHRSPGCLDRAMTVTRQVLRT; encoded by the coding sequence ATGCCAGTCGCCAAAGTGGAAACGCGTCAGAGTCTTCTGGGCGCCGCGCGGCGGATCGTGGCCGCGAAAGGCTACGCCGCGGTCGGTATCAATGAGATCCTCGCTGCGACCGGTGTCCCGAAGGGGTCGTTTTATCACTACTTCAGCTCCAAAGACGCCTTCGGCGAGGCGATGATGAAGAGCTACTTCGACGACTACCTCACGACCATGGACGGGATCGTTGCCGACAAGGGCAAAAGTTCTGCCGAGCACCTGATGAGCTACTGGCGGAAGTTTTACGACACGCAAGCTGCGGACGACTGCCGAGGCGGGTGCCTGGTTGTCAAGCTCGGCGCGGAGGTCGCCGACCTCTCCGAGGTGATGAGGGTGGCGACGAAAGCCGGGACCGCGGCGATCATAGACCGGCTGGAGCGGATGATCGCCCACGGCATTGCGGATGGGTCCGTATCCGTCGATGAAAGCCCCCGCACTACGGCTGAGGCTCTCTACGAGCTGTGGCTCGGAGCGAGCATGATGGCGAAAATTCATCGCAGCCCGGGCTGCCTCGACCGTGCCATGACTGTCACCCGCCAGGTTCTCCGCACTTGA
- a CDS encoding amidase, which translates to MPTDLIYSDASELAELIRDRKVSSVEVVQAHLDRIEDTDPKVNAIVTLADGVLEAAKTADEALAAGVEVGPLHGVPFTVKDSFDTAGVLTQRGSPIFEGRIPDADATSVARMKHAGAILLAKTNLPEFSYSTESDNLLTGRTNNPWNLDRTPGGSSGGESAAIAAGMSPLGLGSDLAISVRGPAAHTGIVALKATHGRIPMTGVWPRVPRRDWHAGPMARTIRDLALAYSVLSGPDGADGFATVPREFDAGLGASPDRPVRLGWLTDSGLGPIDSEVAATVQKAAEALQSTGVLTEAVNIPALERDNPLDLFYRQHVMEVKPSFRDVTAGHEDQMATVSQRMLAGPDTSVRDYVLAEQGIERLRDAFAEYFQQYDALLLPVLPIPAHEHGLTRFTINGQTVNAAHIQTATIPFNLTGLPALSMRFGTSSDGMPIGVQLAANWHAESTILHIASLLESLSPVRNEHPTL; encoded by the coding sequence ATGCCCACCGACCTCATCTACTCAGACGCGAGTGAACTCGCCGAACTGATCCGCGACAGGAAGGTGTCCTCCGTCGAGGTGGTGCAGGCGCACCTCGATCGGATCGAGGACACCGATCCGAAGGTCAACGCCATCGTTACGCTCGCCGACGGCGTTCTGGAGGCTGCGAAGACTGCGGATGAGGCGCTCGCGGCCGGTGTGGAAGTAGGGCCGTTGCACGGCGTGCCGTTCACGGTCAAGGACTCGTTCGACACCGCCGGGGTGCTGACCCAGCGCGGTTCCCCGATCTTCGAGGGCCGCATCCCGGATGCGGACGCCACCAGCGTGGCACGGATGAAGCACGCCGGCGCGATCCTCCTTGCGAAGACCAACCTTCCGGAGTTCTCGTACTCGACCGAGTCCGACAACCTCCTGACCGGCAGGACGAACAACCCCTGGAACCTCGACCGCACGCCCGGCGGTTCCAGCGGCGGCGAATCGGCGGCGATCGCGGCCGGCATGTCGCCTCTCGGGCTCGGCAGCGACCTGGCCATCTCGGTGCGCGGGCCGGCCGCTCACACCGGCATCGTCGCCCTCAAAGCAACGCACGGGCGTATCCCGATGACCGGGGTCTGGCCGCGGGTGCCGCGCCGTGACTGGCACGCCGGCCCGATGGCCCGCACCATCCGCGACCTCGCACTGGCCTATTCGGTGCTTTCCGGCCCGGACGGTGCCGACGGATTCGCCACCGTTCCGCGTGAATTCGACGCCGGGCTGGGCGCGTCGCCGGACCGGCCCGTCCGTCTCGGCTGGCTGACCGACTCCGGGCTCGGCCCGATCGACTCAGAGGTCGCCGCCACCGTACAGAAGGCCGCCGAAGCGCTGCAGAGTACTGGGGTTCTGACCGAGGCGGTGAACATCCCCGCGCTCGAACGGGACAACCCTCTCGACCTGTTCTACCGACAGCACGTCATGGAGGTCAAGCCGTCCTTCCGCGACGTCACGGCCGGTCACGAGGACCAGATGGCCACGGTCTCCCAGCGCATGCTCGCCGGCCCCGACACATCCGTCCGCGACTACGTCCTGGCCGAACAAGGCATCGAACGCCTCCGGGACGCCTTCGCCGAGTACTTCCAGCAGTACGACGCCCTCCTGCTCCCGGTCCTGCCCATCCCTGCCCACGAACACGGACTCACCCGGTTCACCATCAACGGTCAGACGGTGAACGCCGCCCACATTCAGACGGCGACCATTCCGTTCAACCTGACCGGACTTCCAGCACTGTCCATGCGATTCGGCACGAGCAGCGACGGCATGCCGATCGGCGTACAGCTGGCAGCCAACTGGCACGCCGAGTCGACAATCCTGCACATCGCGTCGCTGCTGGAATCACTCAGCCCGGTCCGAAACGAGCACCCCACCCTCTGA
- a CDS encoding TetR/AcrR family transcriptional regulator, whose translation MRADARKNRDHLLVVAGTAIAEQGVDVSLRDIARRADVGLATLLRHFPAREALLDALLRTSFDELTTQADELETIGPPEDALVSWLRDCVAWTTEYRGVTVLMAAAIEDTESALHSSCVSLRAAGARLLTRAQAAGTARTDLDGTDLFALVAALAWLGDQPSLAPRAGHLFEVVASAILVNAASDDAEAGRRPRARG comes from the coding sequence ATGCGGGCCGACGCCAGGAAGAACCGAGACCACCTGCTCGTAGTAGCGGGCACCGCCATTGCCGAGCAAGGTGTCGACGTGTCACTGCGCGACATTGCACGCAGGGCCGACGTCGGCCTCGCCACGCTGCTGCGGCACTTCCCGGCACGCGAGGCGCTGCTCGATGCCCTACTCCGCACGAGCTTCGACGAGTTGACGACACAGGCCGACGAGCTCGAGACGATAGGGCCACCCGAAGACGCGCTCGTCTCGTGGCTACGCGACTGCGTCGCGTGGACGACCGAGTACCGGGGCGTGACCGTGTTGATGGCAGCCGCCATCGAGGACACCGAATCCGCGCTCCACTCCTCGTGCGTCAGTCTGCGAGCCGCCGGTGCGCGGCTCCTCACCCGCGCCCAGGCGGCGGGGACAGCTAGGACCGACCTTGATGGCACCGATCTGTTTGCGTTGGTAGCGGCGCTCGCCTGGCTCGGCGACCAACCCTCGCTCGCGCCACGCGCCGGCCACCTCTTCGAAGTGGTCGCGAGCGCGATCCTGGTCAACGCGGCGAGCGACGATGCTGAGGCAGGACGCCGCCCTCGGGCCCGTGGATGA
- a CDS encoding acyl-CoA dehydrogenase family protein: MEQHWGFQPAGEHEALRSSVRALAEREIAPYSAEVDRQERYPQEAYDALSKAGYHAINIAEEYGGHGADAAGICVVVEEVARVDATASLIPMVNRLATQPILLAGSDELRKLVLPSIAAGGASASYALTEREAGSDTASMRTTARPDGDTWVLDGAKCWIAHAGISTWYVVMAVTDQHAARKSDGISAFVVHKDDPGFSVGEPEHTMGLRGSSTREIYFDRCVIPADRVIGELGTGLKTALLTLDHTRPMVGAQALGIAQGALDASVAYVQQRRQFGKAIADFQGIRFMLADMGMKIEAARHLVYAAAAATQRGDIRGTFMAAAAKTYASDIAMSVTTDAVQLFGGAGYSRDHPVERMMRDAKVTQIYEGTNQIQRMVMARALLAR; encoded by the coding sequence ATGGAGCAACACTGGGGGTTTCAACCGGCCGGCGAGCACGAGGCTCTGCGGTCGTCGGTCCGTGCGCTCGCCGAGCGGGAAATCGCGCCGTATTCGGCGGAAGTCGACAGGCAGGAGCGCTACCCGCAAGAGGCGTACGACGCGTTGTCGAAAGCCGGTTATCACGCGATCAACATCGCCGAAGAGTACGGGGGACACGGCGCGGACGCGGCCGGGATCTGTGTCGTCGTCGAAGAAGTCGCGCGCGTGGACGCGACCGCGTCGCTGATCCCCATGGTCAACAGGCTGGCCACCCAGCCCATCCTCCTGGCAGGCTCGGACGAGCTGAGGAAACTGGTCCTGCCGTCGATCGCCGCAGGGGGCGCGTCGGCCTCTTATGCGCTGACCGAGCGCGAAGCCGGTTCGGACACGGCCTCCATGCGCACCACCGCACGTCCGGACGGCGATACGTGGGTGCTCGACGGCGCCAAGTGCTGGATCGCGCACGCGGGGATTTCCACCTGGTATGTCGTGATGGCGGTGACCGACCAGCACGCGGCCCGGAAGTCGGACGGGATCTCGGCGTTCGTGGTCCACAAGGACGATCCGGGATTCTCGGTCGGCGAACCGGAACACACCATGGGGCTACGGGGGTCGTCGACGCGGGAAATCTACTTCGACCGCTGTGTCATTCCCGCAGACCGCGTCATCGGAGAGCTCGGCACCGGACTCAAAACCGCGCTGCTCACCCTGGACCACACCCGGCCGATGGTCGGCGCGCAGGCACTGGGCATCGCGCAGGGCGCGCTCGACGCATCGGTCGCGTACGTCCAGCAGCGCAGGCAGTTCGGCAAGGCCATCGCCGATTTCCAGGGCATCCGCTTCATGCTCGCCGACATGGGTATGAAGATCGAGGCGGCGCGCCATCTGGTCTACGCCGCCGCCGCGGCGACCCAGCGGGGCGACATCCGGGGCACTTTCATGGCTGCCGCGGCGAAGACGTACGCCTCGGATATCGCGATGTCGGTCACCACGGACGCGGTTCAGCTGTTCGGCGGCGCGGGCTACTCGCGCGACCACCCCGTGGAGCGCATGATGCGCGACGCCAAGGTCACCCAAATCTACGAAGGCACCAACCAGATCCAGCGCATGGTGATGGCTCGCGCCCTGCTGGCTCGATGA
- a CDS encoding putative quinol monooxygenase, with protein MTIKSFVTVTVRPGCLDSLVEALAEAVPATRAETGNLRYDVHVSVDHEHTLVIDEEWADQAAIDTHLRTAHMRLLLDRVEGQLDGPPRPHHIRRLDV; from the coding sequence ATGACCATCAAGTCCTTCGTTACCGTCACAGTGCGACCCGGCTGCCTCGACTCGCTGGTCGAAGCGCTCGCGGAGGCTGTCCCCGCGACGCGGGCAGAGACCGGGAACTTGCGCTACGACGTCCACGTCTCGGTCGATCACGAGCACACCCTGGTGATCGACGAGGAGTGGGCCGATCAGGCGGCCATCGACACGCACCTGCGGACAGCGCACATGCGGCTCCTGCTGGACAGGGTGGAGGGGCAACTCGACGGGCCGCCCCGGCCACATCACATACGCCGATTGGACGTCTGA